One window of Dyadobacter sandarakinus genomic DNA carries:
- a CDS encoding SMP-30/gluconolactonase/LRE family protein, whose amino-acid sequence MNYRKSIYSLIAAAALMPASLFAQIMDSKSIVAPGAQVEKLGDGYKFTEGPTPDKDGNVYFTDQPNNKIIRWDAGTGQFSVFSDSPGRANGMYFDSRGNLISCSDEDNQVWSFDKNGKHTVLVKDYEGKLLNGPNDLWVDAKGGIYLTDPLYKRDYWKRDPAMQQDGEHVYYLSPDHKKLSRVDEKIKKPNGIIGTPDGKTLYVADIGDNKTYKYDIQPDGTLTNRQLFISKGSDGMILDEQGNLYITGDGVTVFDKKGEQIAHFPVHKGWTANLCFGGKNRDMLFITAETAVYGLKMKVKGNK is encoded by the coding sequence ATGAACTATCGGAAAAGTATCTACTCACTCATAGCAGCGGCGGCATTGATGCCAGCCTCGCTTTTTGCTCAGATTATGGATTCAAAATCAATTGTTGCGCCTGGTGCACAGGTCGAGAAGCTGGGAGACGGCTATAAGTTCACCGAGGGACCTACACCTGACAAAGACGGAAATGTTTATTTTACCGATCAGCCCAATAACAAAATCATTCGCTGGGATGCCGGAACAGGCCAGTTTTCTGTATTCTCGGATAGTCCCGGCCGTGCGAATGGAATGTATTTCGATAGCCGGGGTAACCTCATAAGTTGTTCGGATGAGGATAATCAGGTTTGGTCATTTGACAAAAACGGAAAGCATACCGTGCTGGTCAAAGACTATGAAGGCAAGCTGCTGAATGGCCCCAATGACCTCTGGGTGGATGCCAAAGGCGGCATTTACCTTACGGATCCGCTTTACAAGCGTGATTATTGGAAGCGTGACCCGGCAATGCAGCAGGATGGCGAGCACGTCTACTACCTTAGCCCCGATCACAAGAAATTAAGCCGCGTTGACGAAAAAATAAAAAAGCCCAACGGCATCATTGGGACACCTGACGGCAAGACGCTTTATGTGGCAGATATTGGCGATAACAAGACTTATAAGTACGACATTCAACCCGACGGAACACTTACCAACCGCCAGCTTTTTATCTCCAAGGGTTCTGACGGCATGATCCTCGATGAACAGGGCAATCTTTACATAACCGGAGATGGCGTAACTGTATTTGATAAAAAAGGAGAACAGATAGCCCACTTTCCTGTTCATAAAGGCTGGACAGCGAACCTTTGCTTTGGTGGCAAAAACCGGGATATGCTTTTTATCACTGCTGAAACCGCGGTATACGGACTAAAAATGAAGGTGAAAGGAAACAAGTAA
- a CDS encoding DUF6934 family protein — MANLTQAYELQELDIRTGYRFLFVSVGSKTILKAVRYTYARTFEDKKVYNLGFGDYDIKTGTIVDQAKSNNGDAYKVLQTVLSTIPYFFEKNPDAMVLVQGSDSDPAFAERCRKTCNKHCFTTCKRFRQRIKVYRSYVEKNFGDLSISFWFLGGFLSINRDVEIQRYVPGREYDAILFFRK, encoded by the coding sequence ATGGCAAATCTGACACAAGCTTATGAGCTGCAAGAACTGGATATCAGAACTGGATACAGATTTTTGTTTGTAAGTGTAGGATCGAAAACTATTTTAAAAGCTGTCCGATATACCTACGCCCGGACATTTGAAGACAAAAAAGTATACAACCTAGGTTTTGGAGATTACGACATCAAGACCGGTACAATTGTTGATCAGGCCAAATCCAATAATGGTGACGCTTACAAGGTTCTACAAACAGTCCTCTCCACAATTCCATATTTCTTCGAAAAAAATCCAGACGCAATGGTACTCGTCCAAGGAAGTGACAGTGATCCTGCTTTTGCTGAAAGATGCAGGAAAACCTGTAACAAACATTGCTTCACTACTTGTAAACGATTCAGGCAGCGTATTAAAGTATACAGATCATATGTTGAAAAAAATTTTGGCGATTTGAGCATATCTTTTTGGTTTTTGGGCGGTTTCTTATCTATTAATAGAGATGTAGAAATTCAGCGGTATGTACCTGGCCGTGAGTATGATGCCATTTTATTTTTTAGAAAATAA
- a CDS encoding class D beta-lactamase: MKCFVRILTILFLGLLSWNLPAQDLTTPFKSCKLAGSITIYDYKNRKWITSDEADSQRETQPASTFKIFNLLVALETGVIADENAVVKWPGNTDTTLYGYRPEIYKDITVKEAFEVSAGWAFVELAKQIDRKKYAHYMKLTKYGNGDLTEQGDDFWNFGAFGISPRNQVEFLIRVFEGKTPFSKRNVDILKKVMINEQPTDYTLRAKTGWTRVNGNDIGWWVGYVQRKDNTYFFATRVTKKRSTPNPEFGNCRKTITKDVLRQLGAI, encoded by the coding sequence ATGAAGTGCTTTGTACGCATACTTACTATTCTTTTTCTTGGGCTTCTATCATGGAATTTACCTGCCCAGGACCTCACCACCCCATTCAAATCCTGCAAACTCGCTGGCAGCATCACCATTTACGATTACAAAAACAGAAAATGGATCACCAGCGACGAGGCGGACTCGCAGCGCGAAACGCAGCCGGCTTCGACTTTCAAGATTTTTAATTTGCTTGTCGCACTGGAAACCGGGGTGATTGCGGATGAAAATGCTGTGGTGAAGTGGCCTGGAAATACGGATACTACCTTATACGGTTACCGGCCGGAAATCTATAAGGATATTACGGTCAAAGAGGCATTTGAGGTATCAGCTGGCTGGGCGTTTGTCGAGCTGGCAAAGCAGATCGACCGCAAGAAATATGCACATTATATGAAGCTCACGAAATATGGAAATGGAGACCTCACCGAGCAAGGCGACGATTTCTGGAACTTCGGTGCATTCGGCATTTCACCCCGAAATCAGGTGGAGTTTCTGATCAGGGTTTTTGAAGGTAAAACACCGTTTTCAAAGCGGAATGTTGATATTTTGAAAAAAGTGATGATCAATGAACAACCCACCGATTACACGCTTCGTGCCAAAACCGGCTGGACTCGGGTGAATGGAAATGATATTGGCTGGTGGGTTGGCTATGTGCAGCGAAAGGATAATACTTACTTCTTTGCCACACGCGTGACCAAGAAGCGGAGCACACCAAATCCAGAGTTTGGGAATTGCCGAAAAACGATCACGAAGGATGTGCTGCGGCAGTTAGGGGCGATTTGA
- a CDS encoding type II toxin-antitoxin system VapC family toxin, with product MTQYLLDTNICIYFIKGLYQLDSRINSIGADNCFISEVTVAELKYGVANSNQPALMKPIIEAFIPKFAILPVYDALDIYAAEKARLRKSGSLIDDFDILIGATAIQHQLILVTNNVSHLGRLQDIVIENWAK from the coding sequence TTGACACAATATCTTCTTGACACCAACATTTGCATCTACTTCATCAAAGGTCTTTATCAACTTGATAGTCGGATTAACAGCATTGGCGCAGACAACTGCTTCATTTCCGAGGTGACAGTTGCCGAGTTGAAATATGGAGTCGCTAATAGTAACCAGCCGGCTTTGATGAAACCCATCATTGAAGCATTCATTCCAAAATTCGCGATACTTCCCGTTTACGACGCGCTTGACATATATGCTGCCGAAAAAGCCCGGCTCCGAAAATCCGGATCATTAATTGACGATTTCGACATTCTGATCGGAGCCACCGCAATTCAGCATCAGCTGATACTCGTCACCAATAATGTTAGCCACTTGGGAAGGTTGCAAGATATTGTCATTGAGAATTGGGCTAAATAA
- a CDS encoding SymE family type I addiction module toxin, which translates to MSKYKKRQLKIYSKFKQNSGWNSKLVPEIRLCGKWLEEMGFDYGDRITVRLEEGRLIIEPEGELRKNPQLTIWN; encoded by the coding sequence ATGTCAAAATACAAAAAACGTCAATTGAAAATTTATTCCAAGTTCAAGCAAAACTCCGGTTGGAACTCGAAGCTTGTCCCGGAAATACGGCTTTGCGGAAAGTGGCTGGAAGAAATGGGATTTGACTATGGTGACCGCATTACTGTCCGGCTGGAAGAGGGGCGGCTGATCATTGAACCGGAGGGTGAATTGAGAAAGAACCCTCAGCTGACTATCTGGAACTAA
- a CDS encoding helix-turn-helix transcriptional regulator — protein MPKQKYNRIKIVLAEKEKSAKWLAEVTGKDKSTVSRWCTNDMQPTIETFYEIAKLLDVEVRELLVPSKQY, from the coding sequence ATGCCCAAGCAGAAGTACAATCGAATCAAAATTGTTCTTGCAGAAAAAGAGAAGTCAGCTAAGTGGTTGGCCGAAGTAACTGGTAAGGATAAATCTACTGTATCACGTTGGTGTACAAACGATATGCAGCCTACGATTGAGACTTTTTACGAGATTGCAAAGTTGCTGGATGTTGAAGTTAGAGAATTACTGGTGCCTTCAAAACAGTATTAA
- a CDS encoding helix-turn-helix domain-containing protein: MTELGLYLGRKSINKAEISRKTGISASRLSELTLKEGAHLRAKELYLIALAMDVDPCDLLKTIYKGVKLPNNAE; the protein is encoded by the coding sequence ATGACAGAATTAGGTTTATACCTGGGAAGAAAATCAATCAACAAAGCAGAGATTTCGCGTAAGACTGGAATCAGCGCTTCGCGGTTGAGTGAACTTACATTAAAAGAAGGAGCGCATCTGCGGGCAAAGGAGCTTTATTTGATTGCGCTCGCCATGGATGTCGATCCATGCGATCTTCTAAAAACCATCTATAAAGGAGTGAAGTTGCCGAACAATGCTGAATAA
- a CDS encoding helix-turn-helix transcriptional regulator: MLNKVELQKLIGRRIVQLRTEKGWSQADLARACEKDRQAMERIENGKLSPSLYTLYEIAVALEVRLEMLVTL; encoded by the coding sequence ATGCTGAATAAGGTAGAACTTCAAAAGCTGATCGGAAGGCGAATTGTTCAGCTTAGAACCGAGAAAGGTTGGAGCCAGGCGGATCTTGCCCGTGCGTGCGAAAAGGATCGGCAGGCTATGGAAAGGATCGAAAATGGAAAGCTGTCACCTTCGCTTTATACTTTGTACGAGATTGCTGTCGCGCTTGAAGTTCGTTTGGAGATGTTAGTAACCTTGTAA
- a CDS encoding DUF6934 family protein, with amino-acid sequence MNLDTYTLSASPDFQSFKFYSVGPNGSIPKAVQFQTILGTDYFNLAFGDLDPASGELDDLAKSNNGDSEKVLATVVTALYSFLKKYPNATVYAKGSTPVRTRLYRMGIFKYYNKANSDISVYGELELEFEPFCSGQDYLGFLVRKKFN; translated from the coding sequence ATGAATCTTGATACATACACACTATCCGCATCACCCGACTTTCAATCATTTAAATTTTACAGCGTTGGTCCGAACGGAAGTATTCCAAAGGCAGTACAGTTTCAGACAATACTCGGTACAGATTATTTTAACTTGGCTTTTGGAGACCTGGATCCAGCAAGTGGTGAGCTCGACGACTTGGCTAAATCAAACAATGGTGATAGTGAAAAGGTGCTAGCCACGGTGGTAACAGCCTTATACAGCTTCTTGAAAAAATACCCAAATGCAACTGTCTATGCAAAAGGAAGTACGCCTGTCAGAACACGTCTTTACCGAATGGGAATTTTCAAATATTACAATAAAGCCAATTCAGACATTTCCGTATACGGTGAACTGGAACTTGAATTTGAACCGTTCTGTAGCGGACAAGATTATCTAGGATTTCTGGTTAGAAAAAAATTTAATTAA
- a CDS encoding glycosyl hydrolase family 18 protein: MKTPKLFKQCISVFMVILALSAGCSKKSMSVSGNGGGSNSFKVIGYLPNGTSLSAGANQVDFGKITHLYVAFINPDSLGNLTGTTDLKAVAALAHAKNVQIMASIGGGGAPKYYPSFLIGDKKSKLIKDLVNLAVDNNLDGIDVDLEGALIDANYENFVIDLAAALRQKNKQITAAIATVYKDQFTDKALAQFDFVNIMSYDRTGPWRPDKPGPHAPYSMAEEDLDYWLNTRKIPREKLTLGLPFYGYGFGGNAPESVSYKGILKQYPDSINQDEMHLNGGMVYYNGLPTIRKKTQLAKERVSGVMIWQLLQDTTGARSMLGEIDGVIRGK; the protein is encoded by the coding sequence ATGAAGACTCCGAAGTTGTTCAAGCAATGTATCTCCGTTTTCATGGTGATTCTTGCATTAAGTGCCGGTTGCAGTAAAAAGAGCATGAGCGTTTCCGGCAATGGAGGCGGCAGTAATTCCTTCAAAGTGATCGGTTACCTGCCCAATGGTACCAGTTTGTCTGCCGGGGCCAATCAGGTGGATTTTGGTAAAATCACCCATTTGTACGTTGCATTCATCAATCCGGACTCCCTGGGAAATTTGACGGGAACTACTGATCTTAAAGCAGTGGCTGCACTGGCCCATGCTAAAAACGTGCAAATCATGGCCTCGATCGGCGGGGGTGGTGCGCCGAAGTATTACCCTTCTTTTTTGATCGGGGACAAAAAAAGTAAACTGATCAAAGACCTTGTTAATCTGGCAGTTGATAATAACCTCGACGGCATTGACGTAGACCTGGAAGGTGCATTGATTGACGCGAATTATGAGAATTTTGTGATTGACCTTGCTGCTGCATTACGACAGAAAAACAAGCAGATTACCGCCGCGATTGCTACTGTTTACAAAGACCAGTTTACGGATAAAGCATTGGCTCAGTTTGACTTTGTAAATATTATGTCCTACGACCGGACCGGTCCCTGGCGGCCCGACAAACCCGGTCCGCACGCACCCTACTCCATGGCTGAGGAAGACCTGGATTACTGGCTCAACACCCGCAAAATTCCGAGAGAAAAGCTGACCCTTGGTCTGCCTTTTTACGGCTATGGGTTTGGCGGCAATGCACCTGAAAGTGTGTCGTATAAAGGTATTTTAAAGCAGTACCCTGACTCCATCAATCAGGATGAAATGCACTTGAATGGCGGCATGGTATACTACAATGGCCTGCCGACAATCCGGAAGAAAACGCAGCTCGCGAAGGAGCGGGTAAGCGGGGTAATGATCTGGCAATTGTTGCAGGATACGACGGGAGCAAGGTCGATGTTGGGGGAGATTGATGGGGTGATTAGGGGGAAGTGA
- a CDS encoding Gfo/Idh/MocA family protein yields MDSRRDFLQKVTLGLGATALSNLPGVVSTSCASPKADKQLRVAIMGLGSYGSRVADAMKDCKMATLVGAVSGTPAKLEDWKKKYNIPDKNTYNYETVSQIKNNPDIDLVYITTPNSLHHKHVLQIAAAGKHVLCEKPVADNAKQTREMIAACEKAGVKFYIGYRMHFEPHTRELIRMREAGELGKIMHVNNYMGFKSGDPNQWRLKKALAGGGAMMDVGIYALNGARYATGEEPIWVTAQETKTDPVKFKEVDETIMFQLGFPSGVVASCGTTYNFNNYERLYVIGEKGFVELSPAFSYGPIKGRTHNGPMNQPVVTHQTLQMDGIADIILNNKPDPNVSGAEGLKDMIVVDAVYESIRKGGAKIMLAGK; encoded by the coding sequence ATGGATTCCCGTCGTGATTTTTTACAAAAAGTAACACTTGGGCTGGGCGCTACGGCATTGTCCAACCTGCCTGGCGTGGTGAGTACGTCCTGCGCTTCTCCCAAAGCCGACAAACAATTGCGCGTAGCGATCATGGGGCTTGGGAGTTATGGCTCGCGTGTAGCAGATGCAATGAAAGATTGCAAAATGGCTACACTGGTCGGGGCGGTATCCGGCACGCCGGCCAAGCTGGAAGACTGGAAAAAGAAGTATAACATTCCGGACAAGAACACCTACAACTACGAGACGGTAAGTCAGATTAAAAACAATCCGGACATTGACCTGGTGTACATTACTACTCCGAACTCGCTGCATCACAAGCATGTGCTGCAAATTGCCGCAGCCGGAAAACATGTTCTCTGTGAAAAGCCCGTGGCCGATAATGCCAAGCAAACGCGTGAAATGATTGCAGCCTGCGAAAAGGCAGGGGTGAAATTTTACATTGGTTACCGCATGCATTTTGAGCCGCATACCCGCGAGCTGATCCGCATGCGCGAGGCCGGCGAGCTGGGCAAGATCATGCATGTCAACAACTATATGGGCTTCAAGTCCGGTGATCCCAATCAGTGGCGACTGAAAAAAGCGCTGGCTGGCGGCGGCGCGATGATGGATGTGGGTATATATGCATTGAACGGTGCGCGGTATGCGACGGGCGAAGAGCCTATCTGGGTGACTGCCCAGGAAACCAAAACCGATCCTGTCAAATTCAAGGAAGTTGATGAGACGATCATGTTCCAGCTGGGTTTTCCGAGCGGCGTGGTGGCAAGCTGCGGCACAACTTACAATTTTAACAACTACGAAAGATTGTATGTAATTGGTGAAAAAGGGTTTGTAGAGCTGAGCCCCGCATTCAGCTACGGGCCGATCAAAGGCCGCACGCACAATGGCCCGATGAACCAGCCCGTGGTAACGCACCAAACCCTTCAGATGGACGGCATTGCCGATATTATCCTCAACAATAAACCAGATCCGAACGTCAGCGGTGCCGAGGGATTGAAGGATATGATTGTGGTGGATGCGGTATATGAATCCATCCGAAAAGGCGGCGCGAAGATTATGCTTGCAGGAAAATAG
- a CDS encoding Gfo/Idh/MocA family protein yields MNSRRDFLQTLSLSIGAAALVQPAVADTPIFDTPKADKQLRVALMGLGGYANIVARGMQECKVAKLVGIVTGTPSKIPEWKQKYGIEDKNVYNYENLHEIKNNPDIDLVYVITPNSLHHKHVLQVAAAGKHVLCEKPVADNAKQAREMIAACEKAGVKFYIGYRLHFEPHTRELIRMREAGEFGKIKHVNNYAGFTIGDPTQWRLKKALAGGGAMMDVGVYSTNGARYCTGEEPVWVTAQESKTDPVKFKDVDETVTFQLGFPSGIIANCGCTYNFNHAEMLRVMGEKGWAEMNPAFGYGPIRGNTDKGPIEQPDVNHQAYQMDGIADAILNGKPDPNVTGHEGLKDMLVIDAVYESLRKGGAKVFIKQ; encoded by the coding sequence ATGAACTCCCGTCGCGATTTCCTGCAAACACTTTCATTAAGCATAGGTGCGGCTGCTCTGGTGCAGCCTGCCGTCGCTGATACTCCGATTTTCGATACACCCAAAGCCGACAAGCAGCTCCGCGTGGCACTGATGGGCCTGGGCGGCTATGCCAATATTGTTGCAAGGGGAATGCAGGAATGTAAGGTGGCAAAGCTGGTAGGGATTGTGACAGGAACGCCTTCCAAAATTCCCGAGTGGAAGCAGAAGTACGGAATCGAAGACAAGAATGTGTACAACTACGAAAACCTGCACGAAATCAAGAACAACCCGGACATTGACCTTGTCTATGTAATTACTCCTAATTCACTGCATCACAAGCATGTGCTGCAAGTAGCGGCAGCAGGTAAGCATGTGCTCTGTGAAAAACCGGTTGCGGATAATGCAAAGCAGGCGCGGGAAATGATTGCAGCTTGTGAGAAAGCGGGCGTTAAGTTTTATATCGGTTACCGGCTGCACTTTGAGCCGCACACGCGCGAGCTGATCCGTATGCGCGAGGCGGGAGAGTTTGGCAAGATCAAGCATGTAAACAATTATGCGGGATTCACGATCGGCGATCCCACGCAATGGCGGCTGAAAAAAGCATTGGCAGGCGGCGGCGCGATGATGGACGTAGGCGTTTATTCAACAAACGGAGCGCGCTACTGCACGGGGGAAGAGCCGGTTTGGGTGACGGCTCAGGAAAGCAAGACAGACCCTGTCAAATTTAAAGATGTGGATGAAACAGTCACTTTCCAGCTGGGTTTTCCGAGCGGCATTATCGCCAACTGCGGCTGCACCTACAATTTTAACCACGCAGAAATGCTGCGTGTGATGGGTGAAAAAGGCTGGGCCGAAATGAATCCGGCATTTGGCTACGGGCCTATCCGCGGAAATACAGACAAAGGTCCGATTGAGCAGCCCGACGTAAATCACCAGGCCTACCAGATGGACGGCATTGCAGATGCAATCCTGAACGGAAAGCCAGACCCGAATGTGACCGGGCATGAAGGTTTAAAGGATATGCTTGTCATTGATGCTGTTTACGAGTCGCTTCGCAAAGGAGGCGCGAAGGTTTTTATCAAACAATAA
- a CDS encoding helix-turn-helix transcriptional regulator, translating to MVRKGALSSELDLHRASIAARFLRQQSQEYPDLVGLEEELGKLIRSYESKHWSDLETISQEQVAENESAEKQAAAEFRFFRRRRDTILKKMKKAGIRQSDLGFILAHSKSYTSELLNGIRPFSTTDLIVIHQLLEIPLDQLFCTELSASTQEKVDLVKQNLSSADRKNKASQSGSLSSAPTHISMSAADLK from the coding sequence ATGGTTCGCAAAGGAGCGCTGAGTTCTGAGCTCGACTTACACAGGGCTTCCATTGCCGCCCGGTTTTTGCGCCAGCAAAGTCAGGAGTATCCAGATCTTGTTGGCCTCGAAGAAGAACTGGGCAAGCTCATCCGTAGTTACGAATCAAAGCACTGGTCTGATTTGGAAACAATCAGCCAGGAACAAGTGGCAGAAAATGAATCAGCTGAAAAGCAGGCAGCGGCTGAGTTCAGGTTTTTCAGGCGGAGAAGAGATACTATTTTGAAGAAAATGAAAAAGGCTGGTATCAGACAGTCAGACCTGGGCTTTATTCTTGCACATAGTAAATCATACACGTCCGAATTGCTGAACGGGATCAGGCCATTTTCAACAACTGACCTGATTGTCATTCATCAATTGCTCGAAATACCGCTTGACCAGCTTTTCTGTACCGAACTCTCAGCAAGTACACAGGAGAAAGTCGACCTGGTAAAGCAAAATCTAAGTTCTGCGGATCGAAAAAACAAAGCTTCACAATCTGGTTCTCTATCCTCCGCGCCTACTCACATTTCCATGTCGGCTGCTGATCTGAAATAA
- a CDS encoding type II toxin-antitoxin system HigB family toxin, which translates to MNVEGKDILFRFLKKNRGDSRLVDAATQLIKDLEEAEVKSLDHLYKLRNGVDKVHNDGFYFFDVNLHRALILVRFFADRAIIVWFGSHKQYMSTFKNNKNSIENGSEKTGISTKRI; encoded by the coding sequence ATGAATGTAGAAGGCAAGGACATATTGTTCCGGTTTTTAAAGAAAAACAGGGGTGACAGCAGGCTGGTTGATGCGGCAACCCAACTGATCAAAGACCTTGAAGAAGCAGAAGTGAAATCTCTCGACCACCTCTATAAGCTCAGAAACGGCGTTGACAAAGTTCATAATGACGGATTTTACTTCTTTGATGTCAACCTTCACAGAGCCCTGATCCTGGTCAGATTTTTTGCAGACCGGGCTATCATAGTCTGGTTTGGCAGCCACAAGCAGTACATGTCTACTTTTAAAAATAATAAAAACAGTATCGAAAATGGCTCAGAAAAAACGGGCATATCCACTAAGCGAATCTAA
- a CDS encoding MFS transporter — MSELPQTRPSLLSQLLQVPVIVAALGYLVDMYDLFLFSVVRVPSLKALDVPADQLLPQGISLLNFQMAGMLIGGVLWGIIADKRGRLSVLFGSIIMYSLANIGNGFVTSLQQYAFLRFIAGVGLAGELGAGITLVTEVLPKEIRGYGTTLVATLGVLGAILAYFVADLFAWRISYFVGGGMGLLLLVLRFNVFESGMFHQVKEKSVERGNILMILTNGKRLGKYLMAILVGLPIWFVVGILITFSPEFGEAKGIEGINAGKAVMLAFSGQVGGDIVSGLLSQYLRSRKKVIRLFIALSLAMIVGYLMIPITDLFSFYVLCALLGFCNGYWTLFITIAAELFGTNLRATVATTVPNFVRGATIPLAALFVSFKPGLGVIQSGLLLGVATALVALVALYFLEETFTKDMDFVEKE, encoded by the coding sequence ATGTCCGAACTTCCCCAAACCCGTCCATCCCTTTTGTCGCAGCTCCTGCAGGTACCGGTCATTGTGGCTGCATTGGGCTACCTGGTGGATATGTATGACCTTTTTTTGTTCAGTGTAGTGCGGGTACCAAGCCTGAAAGCGCTGGATGTACCTGCCGACCAGCTCCTGCCGCAAGGTATTTCACTGCTCAACTTCCAGATGGCCGGTATGCTGATCGGGGGTGTTCTCTGGGGAATCATTGCGGATAAAAGAGGCCGCCTTTCGGTACTGTTCGGCTCTATCATCATGTATTCGCTGGCTAACATTGGCAATGGCTTTGTTACTTCGTTACAACAATATGCCTTCCTGAGGTTTATAGCAGGGGTTGGTTTGGCAGGTGAGCTGGGCGCGGGCATTACGCTGGTGACCGAGGTTTTACCCAAAGAAATACGGGGCTACGGCACAACACTTGTAGCCACACTGGGTGTGCTGGGCGCTATCCTGGCCTACTTTGTTGCCGACTTGTTTGCGTGGCGCATCTCCTACTTTGTGGGCGGTGGTATGGGCCTGCTGCTGCTGGTCCTCCGGTTTAATGTATTTGAGTCGGGCATGTTTCACCAGGTGAAGGAAAAATCTGTAGAGCGCGGGAATATCCTGATGATCCTGACCAATGGAAAAAGACTGGGCAAATACCTCATGGCGATCCTCGTCGGGCTGCCGATCTGGTTTGTGGTGGGAATTCTGATCACCTTTTCTCCCGAGTTCGGCGAGGCAAAAGGTATTGAGGGGATCAATGCCGGCAAGGCTGTGATGCTGGCGTTTTCGGGGCAGGTAGGCGGAGATATTGTGAGCGGACTGTTGAGCCAGTACCTGCGAAGCCGTAAAAAAGTAATCAGGCTGTTTATAGCCCTCTCTCTTGCGATGATTGTCGGTTACCTGATGATCCCTATCACAGACCTTTTTTCATTTTACGTGCTTTGTGCATTGCTGGGCTTCTGCAATGGCTACTGGACACTTTTCATCACAATTGCTGCCGAGCTTTTCGGAACAAACCTTCGCGCTACGGTTGCCACGACGGTGCCCAACTTCGTACGCGGCGCGACTATACCGCTCGCTGCATTATTTGTGAGCTTCAAACCAGGGCTGGGTGTCATTCAAAGTGGATTACTACTTGGGGTCGCTACTGCGCTGGTGGCGCTGGTTGCCCTCTATTTCTTAGAAGAAACCTTTACGAAGGATATGGATTTTGTAGAAAAGGAATAA
- a CDS encoding 3-ketoacyl-ACP reductase yields MRKTALITGGSRGIGFGIATALAKEGFDLAINGVRDEAYVGDALGELRALGAEVVYCQGSIASATDREAILDKAYAGLGEINVLVNNAGIAPRTRLDILETTIENYEEVMTTNLQGPFFLTQAVARRMAHTKQNNHAFEAAIIFVTSISATVASINRGEYCISKAGLAMTNLLFAVKMAEFSIPVFEVRPGIVSTDMTSKVQEKYDNLFQSGIALQPRWGTPEDVGKAVASLTRGDFPYSTGQVIGVDGGMLIGRL; encoded by the coding sequence ATGAGAAAAACAGCCCTGATTACCGGCGGCAGCCGAGGTATTGGCTTCGGTATTGCCACAGCACTTGCGAAAGAAGGATTTGACCTGGCCATCAATGGGGTGCGTGATGAAGCATATGTTGGTGACGCCCTCGGTGAATTGCGTGCACTCGGTGCAGAAGTCGTGTATTGCCAGGGCAGCATTGCATCCGCAACTGATCGTGAAGCGATTTTAGACAAAGCCTATGCAGGCCTGGGTGAGATCAATGTGCTGGTCAACAATGCAGGCATCGCGCCCAGAACACGCCTTGATATTCTTGAAACCACCATTGAGAACTATGAAGAAGTAATGACCACAAACCTGCAGGGTCCTTTTTTTCTTACGCAGGCAGTTGCCAGGAGGATGGCACATACCAAACAGAATAACCATGCATTTGAGGCTGCAATCATATTTGTGACCTCTATTTCGGCAACAGTTGCGTCCATCAACCGGGGAGAATACTGTATTTCCAAGGCAGGACTGGCAATGACCAACTTACTTTTTGCGGTAAAAATGGCCGAGTTCAGCATTCCTGTTTTTGAGGTACGACCCGGTATTGTGTCTACGGATATGACATCCAAAGTACAGGAAAAGTACGACAACCTTTTTCAGAGCGGCATTGCATTACAGCCGCGCTGGGGTACACCCGAGGACGTCGGAAAAGCGGTGGCATCTCTTACCCGCGGCGACTTCCCCTACTCTACCGGACAGGTGATCGGGGTGGATGGGGGGATGCTGATTGGGAGACTTTAG